The proteins below come from a single Zhouia spongiae genomic window:
- the ftsA gene encoding cell division protein FtsA produces the protein MEVTRYAVGLDIGTTKIVAMVGRLNDYGKVEILGIGKSKSLGVHRGVVNNITQTIQSIQQAVHEAESASGVKIGEVVVGIAGQHIRSLQHSDYITRADAEEVIKDEDLDRLCNQVYKLVMLPGEEIIHVLPQEYKVDGQSEIKEPIGMYGGRLEANFHVVVGQVSSIRNIGRCVKNSGLELGGITLEPMASADAVLSQEEKEAGVALIDIGGGTTDLAIFKDGIIRHTAVIPFGGNVITEDIKEGCSIIEKQAELLKIKFGSAWPGENKDNEIVSIPGLRGREPKEITLKNLSKIIHARVVEIVEQIYAEIKSYGHEEQKKKLIAGIVLTGGGSQLKHLKQLVEYITGMDTRIGYPNEHLAGDSDAEVASPVYATAVGLVMNALKQQQKRMPDVAAEVKETVSEDEPEDTKEQTEPNEPQVSTPSSPKKSFLEKWSEKLKDFLDNAE, from the coding sequence ATGGAAGTTACTAGATACGCTGTAGGACTAGACATAGGGACCACTAAGATAGTAGCCATGGTAGGAAGGCTAAATGACTATGGTAAGGTAGAGATATTAGGGATAGGGAAATCTAAAAGCTTAGGAGTACACAGAGGAGTTGTCAATAATATTACCCAGACCATTCAGTCGATACAACAAGCTGTCCATGAAGCAGAGAGTGCTTCCGGTGTGAAGATCGGAGAAGTTGTGGTAGGGATAGCAGGTCAGCATATAAGAAGTCTGCAGCACAGCGATTATATTACGAGAGCCGATGCAGAAGAGGTGATAAAAGATGAAGACCTCGATAGGCTTTGCAATCAGGTGTACAAGCTGGTGATGCTTCCGGGTGAAGAGATTATCCACGTGTTGCCGCAAGAGTATAAGGTTGATGGCCAAAGTGAGATTAAAGAGCCGATAGGGATGTACGGAGGAAGGTTGGAAGCAAACTTTCACGTGGTAGTAGGACAGGTATCTTCTATCAGGAATATTGGCAGGTGTGTGAAGAATTCCGGGTTGGAGTTAGGAGGGATAACTCTGGAGCCAATGGCTTCAGCCGACGCAGTACTCAGTCAGGAAGAAAAAGAGGCGGGAGTTGCATTGATAGATATCGGAGGAGGTACAACAGACCTGGCTATTTTTAAAGACGGTATCATTAGGCATACAGCCGTTATCCCTTTCGGAGGAAATGTTATTACGGAGGACATAAAAGAAGGGTGTTCCATCATTGAAAAGCAGGCTGAACTTCTTAAAATAAAATTCGGTTCGGCATGGCCGGGAGAGAATAAGGATAATGAGATTGTTTCAATACCCGGGTTAAGAGGGAGAGAGCCTAAAGAAATCACCCTTAAGAATTTATCAAAAATAATTCATGCCCGTGTTGTTGAGATCGTAGAGCAGATATATGCAGAAATAAAAAGCTATGGGCATGAAGAACAAAAGAAAAAACTTATTGCCGGTATTGTATTAACCGGAGGAGGAAGCCAGTTAAAGCATTTAAAGCAACTGGTGGAGTATATAACAGGAATGGATACGCGTATAGGGTATCCGAACGAACATTTAGCTGGCGACTCTGATGCTGAAGTAGCGAGTCCGGTATATGCAACTGCTGTTGGTTTGGTAATGAACGCTCTAAAACAACAACAGAAAAGAATGCCGGATGTAGCAGCCGAAGTAAAGGAAACAGTTTCTGAAGATGAGCCGGAAGATACTAAAGAACAAACCGAACCAAACGAGCCTCAAGTTTCGACACCTTCTAGTCCTAAAAAGTCATTTTTAGAGAAGTGGTCAGAAAAGTTAAAAGATTTTTTAGACAACGCAGAGTAA
- a CDS encoding cell division protein FtsQ/DivIB, which produces MRVKWRHIKLPVLILGVVGLYSFTVNRNAARKMTGVEIRFADSNQLFITYEMVNKLLIQKNKDTSGVRKDELDLNILEQALNSNDMIQNAHVYLTVNGELGAKVKQRKPIARVNATVPFYIDSEGKPMPLSSVFSARVPIITGDVKKDDLKEIYGLADYIRNDEFLKKHIVGIHKTDKNFELKLRVDEFIVMLGDTENLDNKFFNFKAFYQKAIKDRSLSDYKAVNLKFNNQVVCTKK; this is translated from the coding sequence ATGAGGGTTAAATGGCGACATATAAAATTGCCTGTGCTTATTCTGGGGGTTGTCGGGTTGTATAGTTTTACGGTCAACCGCAATGCCGCGCGAAAAATGACCGGGGTTGAGATTCGGTTTGCCGACTCAAATCAGCTTTTTATCACTTATGAAATGGTTAATAAGTTGTTAATACAAAAAAATAAGGATACTTCGGGGGTAAGGAAAGATGAACTAGATTTGAATATATTGGAGCAAGCCCTAAACTCTAATGACATGATACAAAATGCTCATGTTTATCTTACTGTAAATGGGGAGCTTGGAGCTAAAGTGAAGCAACGAAAACCAATTGCCCGCGTAAATGCTACTGTGCCTTTTTATATAGATTCAGAAGGAAAACCAATGCCTCTTTCGAGCGTGTTTTCAGCCAGAGTCCCGATTATAACTGGTGATGTTAAGAAAGATGATCTGAAAGAGATTTACGGATTGGCTGATTATATCAGGAATGATGAATTTTTAAAAAAGCATATTGTCGGTATTCATAAAACCGATAAGAATTTTGAATTGAAATTAAGAGTAGATGAATTTATAGTGATGTTGGGCGATACGGAGAATTTGGATAATAAATTTTTCAATTTTAAAGCCTTTTATCAGAAAGCTATAAAAGATAGGTCATTGTCAGATTATAAGGCAGTGAATTTAAAGTTTAACAATCAGGTAGTGTGCACCAAAAAATAG
- the murC gene encoding UDP-N-acetylmuramate--L-alanine ligase, whose translation MNLKTVHSIYFLGIGGIGMSGLARYFKFLGKNVAGYDKTPSKITDGLQEIGIDVHFEDRVSEIPAIYKEGKETLVVYTPAVPRENKEYRFFESKGIEIKKRAQVLGVITRDTFCYAVAGTHGKTTTSAILAHILKESGQHITAFLGGVSENFKSNFLIEGTDVSVVEADEFDRSFLNLSPDVACVTSIDADHLDIYGDAAELEKSFKEFTGKLKPGGKLIVKNGLPLNGITYGIEDDSDYCIRNIRVQNATYCFDMVTPEGEFLDVKFNKPGQHNLLNALAAFAMAVESGNPTSRLAEALSTFKGVERRFSYQIRKQELVYIDDYAHHPTEIEAVYQAVREMYPEEETLVIFQPHLFSRTKDFADDFGSALSKFDQVALLDIYPAREKPVEGVTSDWLLSKINNRNKKRISKAEIVATVKASGAKVVLTLGAGDIGKEVEFLKTALLT comes from the coding sequence ATGAATTTAAAAACTGTACATAGCATTTATTTCCTGGGGATTGGTGGGATAGGTATGTCTGGTTTGGCACGTTATTTTAAGTTTTTAGGAAAGAACGTAGCCGGGTATGATAAAACACCAAGTAAGATCACGGATGGTTTACAGGAAATAGGTATAGATGTTCATTTTGAGGACAGAGTATCTGAAATACCGGCTATTTACAAAGAAGGAAAAGAAACATTGGTGGTGTATACGCCTGCAGTGCCAAGAGAAAATAAAGAATACCGGTTTTTTGAAAGTAAAGGAATAGAAATAAAGAAACGGGCACAGGTACTGGGAGTTATTACAAGAGATACGTTTTGTTATGCTGTGGCCGGTACTCACGGTAAAACGACTACTTCTGCTATTCTTGCCCATATACTAAAGGAGTCAGGACAGCATATAACTGCCTTTTTAGGCGGGGTGTCAGAAAATTTTAAAAGTAATTTTCTTATTGAAGGAACCGATGTGAGTGTGGTGGAAGCGGATGAGTTTGATCGCTCCTTTCTAAATCTTTCTCCTGATGTGGCTTGTGTCACCTCTATAGATGCAGATCATTTAGATATCTACGGAGATGCTGCCGAATTAGAGAAGTCCTTTAAAGAATTCACAGGAAAACTGAAACCAGGCGGAAAGCTCATTGTAAAGAATGGTTTGCCGTTAAACGGTATAACCTACGGAATAGAAGACGATTCGGATTATTGCATACGAAATATAAGAGTTCAAAACGCGACCTACTGTTTTGATATGGTGACTCCTGAGGGAGAATTTTTAGATGTAAAGTTTAACAAGCCAGGACAACACAACTTGTTGAACGCATTAGCAGCTTTCGCGATGGCGGTAGAATCTGGTAACCCCACCAGCCGCCTCGCCGAAGCGCTAAGTACTTTTAAAGGCGTTGAAAGAAGGTTTTCTTATCAGATCAGGAAGCAGGAGCTTGTTTATATTGATGACTATGCGCACCACCCTACAGAAATTGAGGCGGTGTATCAGGCGGTGAGGGAAATGTATCCGGAAGAAGAGACGTTGGTTATTTTTCAGCCTCATTTATTCAGTAGGACAAAAGATTTTGCAGATGATTTTGGAAGCGCACTTTCGAAATTTGATCAGGTAGCATTGCTGGATATCTACCCTGCAAGGGAAAAGCCTGTTGAGGGGGTAACTTCTGATTGGTTATTAAGTAAGATAAATAATCGGAACAAAAAGAGAATATCCAAAGCTGAGATTGTTGCAACTGTTAAGGCATCCGGGGCAAAAGTTGTTCTGACACTGGGTGCCGGAGATATAGGAAAAGAAGTTGAATTTTTAAAAACGGCATTACTGACATGA
- the murG gene encoding undecaprenyldiphospho-muramoylpentapeptide beta-N-acetylglucosaminyltransferase encodes MSRYKFILSGGGTGGHIYPAIAIANELKVRYPDAEFLFVGAKDRMEMEKVPQAGYEIKGLWISGIQRKLTLKNLMFPLKLIRSMMEAGRIIRDFKPDLVIGTGGYASGPLLKVAASKGIKCVIQEQNSFPGITNKLLAPKVEKVFVAYDNLERFFPKEKILKTGNPVRQDLLGVVDKKAEGLALFELTPGKKTLLVIGGSLGARRINQLIESRIGFFKENNIQLIWQCGRFYYEEYKKYAGADVKVLAFLNEMDKAYGAADIIISRAGASSVSELCIVGKPVVFIPSPNVAEDHQTKNASAVTDKDGAVLIRETDLEEQFEKQFKDLIDSDDRMKELGANIGKLALPNATRHIVDEIEKLIKE; translated from the coding sequence GTGAGCAGGTATAAGTTCATATTGTCAGGAGGAGGAACCGGAGGTCATATTTACCCGGCTATAGCCATTGCTAATGAGCTTAAGGTCCGTTATCCGGATGCAGAATTCCTGTTTGTAGGAGCTAAGGATAGAATGGAGATGGAAAAGGTGCCCCAGGCAGGTTATGAAATAAAAGGGCTGTGGATTTCGGGTATACAGCGAAAACTGACACTAAAGAACCTGATGTTTCCGTTGAAGCTGATCAGGAGTATGATGGAGGCGGGAAGGATAATAAGGGATTTTAAGCCTGATCTGGTTATAGGAACCGGAGGTTATGCAAGCGGACCTCTTCTAAAGGTGGCTGCTTCCAAAGGAATAAAATGTGTCATTCAGGAACAGAATTCTTTTCCGGGTATAACCAATAAGCTTCTGGCACCTAAAGTCGAAAAGGTATTTGTAGCTTACGATAACCTGGAACGTTTTTTTCCGAAAGAAAAAATTTTAAAAACAGGGAATCCGGTTCGACAGGATCTTTTAGGTGTTGTAGATAAAAAAGCCGAAGGGTTGGCGTTGTTTGAGCTGACTCCGGGTAAAAAAACATTACTGGTGATCGGGGGTAGCCTGGGTGCCAGAAGAATAAATCAATTAATAGAGAGCCGTATCGGGTTCTTTAAAGAAAATAATATTCAGCTCATCTGGCAATGTGGCAGGTTTTATTACGAAGAGTATAAAAAGTACGCGGGTGCGGATGTAAAAGTGCTGGCTTTTTTGAATGAAATGGATAAGGCCTATGGCGCAGCTGATATTATTATATCGAGGGCCGGGGCAAGTTCAGTTTCCGAGTTGTGTATAGTAGGGAAGCCCGTTGTATTCATTCCTTCGCCAAATGTAGCAGAAGATCATCAAACCAAGAACGCAAGTGCTGTGACAGATAAAGACGGGGCTGTGTTGATAAGAGAGACGGATCTGGAAGAGCAGTTTGAAAAACAATTTAAAGATTTGATCGACTCGGACGATAGAATGAAGGAGCTTGGAGCTAATATAGGAAAACTGGCATTGCCGAATGCAACAAGGCATATAGTAGACGAAATAGAGAAATTAATAAAAGAATAG
- a CDS encoding FtsW/RodA/SpoVE family cell cycle protein — MQRLFRNIKGDKAIWAVVCLLALFSFLPIYSASTNLVYVVGNGTTVGHLIKHAALLFIGLFIIYGVHKIPYRYFKALSIIAMPVVILLLLITLAQGTTIGGANASRWIRIPFVGISFQTSTLAALVLLTHVARYLTKIKDKKVSFKETLMPLWLPVFVVLSLILPANFSTTAIIFGMVMLLCFIGGYPIKYLVSIVGVGVVCLALFVLTAKAFPGLFPNRVDTWISRVESFADNEDTESDYQIEKAKIAIATGGVVGLGAGKSVMKNFLPQSTSDFIYAIIVEEYGLVGALTLVFLYLLLLFRIVVVAHKAEDVFGKLLVLAVGLPIIFQAFINMAVAVELFPVTGQTLPLISSGGTSIWMTCLAIGIVLSVSAKREEADETVKTEKKEKAEINPLEVLSEQV; from the coding sequence ATGCAGCGTTTGTTTAGGAATATAAAAGGAGATAAGGCTATTTGGGCAGTAGTATGCCTTTTGGCGTTGTTTTCTTTCTTGCCGATTTACAGCGCAAGTACCAACCTGGTGTATGTGGTTGGTAACGGTACGACTGTAGGGCACCTTATAAAACATGCGGCGTTACTTTTTATAGGGCTGTTTATAATATACGGGGTGCATAAAATTCCTTACAGGTATTTTAAGGCATTGTCTATTATTGCGATGCCGGTGGTAATTTTGTTACTGTTAATTACCCTGGCTCAAGGAACTACTATAGGAGGAGCCAATGCCAGCAGGTGGATCCGGATTCCGTTCGTAGGGATTAGTTTTCAGACGTCTACACTGGCGGCTTTGGTGTTGCTGACGCATGTGGCCCGGTATCTCACAAAAATAAAAGATAAAAAAGTTTCATTTAAAGAAACATTAATGCCTTTATGGTTGCCGGTATTTGTTGTATTAAGCTTAATTTTGCCGGCCAATTTTTCTACCACGGCTATCATTTTCGGAATGGTGATGTTGTTGTGCTTCATAGGAGGATATCCAATCAAATATCTGGTGAGCATAGTAGGAGTGGGTGTGGTCTGTTTGGCTTTATTCGTTCTGACGGCAAAAGCTTTTCCGGGTTTATTTCCCAATCGTGTAGATACATGGATTAGTCGCGTAGAGAGTTTTGCCGATAATGAAGATACTGAATCGGATTACCAGATAGAAAAGGCCAAGATAGCTATCGCTACAGGTGGGGTGGTAGGATTAGGGGCAGGTAAAAGTGTTATGAAAAACTTTTTGCCGCAGAGTACGTCCGATTTTATTTATGCCATTATTGTAGAGGAATATGGTTTGGTAGGAGCGTTGACTTTGGTGTTTTTGTATTTATTGTTGCTGTTCAGGATTGTAGTGGTAGCACATAAAGCAGAAGATGTGTTTGGAAAATTATTGGTATTGGCGGTAGGGCTGCCGATTATATTTCAGGCATTTATAAATATGGCAGTAGCAGTAGAACTGTTTCCGGTTACCGGGCAGACACTTCCGCTTATCAGCAGCGGAGGTACATCGATATGGATGACGTGCCTGGCTATAGGGATCGTATTAAGCGTAAGTGCAAAAAGGGAAGAAGCAGATGAGACTGTAAAAACAGAGAAGAAGGAAAAAGCAGAAATAAACCCATTGGAAGTATTAAGTGAGCAGGTATAA